A window of the Hymenobacter sp. GOD-10R genome harbors these coding sequences:
- a CDS encoding FG-GAP-like repeat-containing protein translates to MKPVSWNACLRLVRAGLSALLLVAAPSVGDAKPTFPPARYPHQEPFPPTAPVRRPSVDFAPRQATLPLPTILAEPELVRPPLPRSAAPPRQAPARTPRRAESVTVVSLTRANGSPSNARALTYSLTLSAPVTGLSAANFAFVKDPGDLFLEVTSVTGAGAQYTIEVYVGGRGSGSFRLVLATNTGGTPPIAGLPFAGEPYEIDRFAPAAPRVTTTHNYFNGPVVLQGTAEAGSQISLLVQDVTRATTTTRPDGTWQLPPTAFPDGASTEALYATDSAGNRSPGTTHTFYVDTVAPQATLSSSAGSPTSSNPIPLTVTFSEIVYGFSPADLLVTNGVAGPITAGGGYWYTLSVTPTTSGPVTVRLPAGVVSDWFSNPNTAAVPLLLTYAPTATLLVERTTPTRHAVAAARATDVAVTFTQALSTTAATQQALQVHSTQAGGQKRGTASINGATLTFNPTTDFQPGETVFASVLTSVQGSGGQHLAKGHVFQFTAATAAATASFRGSDVTTGAGATGTATGDVDGDGDLDLLTANTTASTVSVRVNSGDGTFTGTQEVSTDSGPYAVALGDVDGDGDLDVVTANANRRTVSVRFNNGAGSFSGSLNVAVGVSPHAVALGDLDADGDLDLLAANYTDGTENNQRSTVSVRLNNGNGGFSGAQEVSIGTRPVSLALGDVDNDGDLDFVTANSNSNTASVRLNDGTGSFSGSLDVPVGYQPHGVVLADVDQDGDLDLLAAHLMDSGVSVRLNNGTGTFASAQEVAVGNGARTLAVGDLDGDGDLDLLTDNVGAGTVSVRLNNGQGSFDGSLNVPVGTAVSDVRMGDLDGNGTLDFVTANAAAGSASVRLNTAPSAAAPAQQGLAYPARRPQELSLYPNPARSRLQLQLPLDLAAQSVQVRVRNALGQIVLEKTLAPQADTELSLANWPAGVYTVQVRSAHGVLSQRLVVR, encoded by the coding sequence ATGAAACCGGTATCCTGGAATGCTTGCCTGCGCCTCGTACGCGCTGGGTTGAGCGCACTGTTGCTCGTGGCAGCCCCCTCTGTAGGAGACGCGAAACCGACCTTCCCCCCCGCTAGGTACCCCCACCAGGAGCCCTTTCCCCCCACGGCGCCCGTGCGGCGCCCGAGCGTCGATTTCGCGCCGCGCCAAGCCACGCTTCCGCTGCCAACGATCCTCGCCGAACCAGAACTGGTGCGGCCACCCCTACCGCGCTCTGCAGCACCACCACGGCAGGCCCCCGCTAGGACACCACGGCGCGCGGAATCCGTGACCGTCGTCTCGCTCACGCGGGCGAACGGCTCCCCCAGCAACGCCCGGGCGCTCACCTATTCGCTCACACTCTCCGCCCCGGTCACGGGGTTGTCCGCCGCCAATTTCGCCTTTGTCAAGGACCCAGGCGATCTGTTTTTGGAGGTCACCAGCGTGACGGGCGCAGGGGCCCAATATACCATCGAGGTCTATGTCGGCGGGCGGGGCAGTGGCTCTTTCCGCCTCGTGCTGGCCACCAACACGGGGGGTACGCCCCCTATCGCGGGCCTGCCCTTCGCCGGCGAGCCGTACGAGATCGACCGCTTTGCCCCCGCCGCCCCGCGCGTAACCACCACCCACAATTACTTCAATGGCCCCGTCGTGCTGCAGGGAACGGCCGAAGCGGGCAGCCAGATCAGCTTGCTCGTGCAGGACGTGACGCGGGCCACCACCACGACCCGGCCGGATGGCACGTGGCAGTTGCCCCCCACCGCATTCCCCGACGGCGCATCCACGGAGGCACTCTACGCCACCGACTCGGCCGGCAATCGCAGCCCGGGGACTACCCATACCTTCTACGTGGACACGGTCGCCCCGCAGGCGACGCTGAGCAGCTCGGCTGGCTCGCCCACCAGCAGCAACCCGATTCCGCTGACTGTTACCTTCTCCGAGATTGTCTACGGCTTTAGCCCGGCGGATCTGCTCGTCACCAATGGCGTCGCCGGTCCGATTACCGCGGGCGGCGGGTACTGGTACACCTTGAGCGTGACGCCCACCACGAGTGGTCCGGTCACGGTGCGCCTACCGGCGGGTGTCGTCAGTGACTGGTTCAGCAACCCGAACACTGCGGCGGTCCCCTTGCTGCTGACCTACGCCCCGACGGCGACCCTGCTCGTCGAGCGCACGACGCCCACCCGGCACGCTGTGGCCGCCGCGCGCGCAACGGACGTGGCCGTGACCTTCACCCAAGCCCTGAGCACCACTGCCGCCACGCAGCAAGCGCTGCAAGTACACAGCACGCAAGCGGGCGGGCAGAAAAGGGGCACGGCGAGCATAAACGGCGCGACGCTCACCTTCAACCCCACGACCGACTTCCAGCCCGGCGAAACCGTGTTTGCCTCGGTCCTGACTTCCGTGCAAGGGAGCGGCGGCCAGCACCTAGCTAAGGGCCACGTCTTCCAGTTCACTGCCGCCACGGCGGCCGCAACGGCTAGCTTCCGCGGCTCCGATGTCACGACGGGCGCGGGCGCCACCGGCACGGCCACCGGCGACGTGGACGGCGATGGGGACCTGGATCTGCTCACGGCGAATACGACTGCAAGCACCGTGTCGGTGCGCGTCAACAGCGGCGATGGCACCTTCACGGGCACGCAAGAAGTCAGCACCGATTCCGGCCCTTACGCCGTCGCCCTCGGGGACGTGGACGGGGACGGCGACCTGGACGTGGTGACGGCTAACGCCAACCGCCGCACTGTCTCAGTGCGCTTCAACAACGGCGCGGGCAGCTTCTCCGGCAGCCTCAACGTGGCAGTCGGGGTGAGCCCGCACGCGGTAGCCTTAGGCGATCTGGATGCCGATGGCGACCTGGACCTGCTAGCAGCCAACTACACGGACGGCACGGAGAACAACCAGCGTAGCACCGTCTCGGTGCGCCTCAACAACGGCAACGGTGGCTTCAGCGGCGCGCAGGAAGTGAGCATCGGTACGCGTCCCGTGAGCTTGGCGCTGGGCGACGTGGACAATGACGGCGACCTGGACTTCGTCACCGCTAACTCCAACTCGAACACGGCCAGCGTGCGCCTCAACGACGGCACGGGCTCCTTCTCGGGTAGCCTGGACGTACCCGTCGGCTACCAGCCCCACGGCGTGGTGCTCGCGGACGTGGACCAAGACGGGGACCTGGACCTGCTGGCCGCTCACCTCATGGACAGCGGCGTGAGCGTGCGCCTCAACAACGGCACTGGCACCTTCGCCAGCGCGCAAGAAGTGGCCGTGGGCAACGGCGCCCGCACCCTCGCCGTGGGGGACCTAGACGGCGACGGCGACCTGGACCTGCTGACCGACAATGTGGGGGCGGGCACAGTGAGTGTGCGCCTCAACAATGGCCAGGGCTCGTTTGACGGCAGCCTGAACGTGCCGGTGGGCACGGCCGTCTCGGACGTGCGTATGGGCGACCTGGATGGCAATGGCACCCTGGACTTCGTCACGGCCAATGCTGCGGCCGGCTCGGCCAGTGTGCGCCTGAATACGGCCCCGAGCGCTGCGGCCCCCGCTCAACAAGGGCTGGCGTATCCGGCGCGCCGCCCGCAGGAACTGAGCCTGTACCCCAACCCGGCGCGCAGCCGCCTCCAGCTCCAGTTGCCCCTCGACCTAGCCGCTCAGTCGGTGCAGGTGCGCGTGCGCAACGCCCTCGGGCAGATCGTGTTAGAGAAAACCCTGGCTCCGCAAGCAGATACGGAACTCTCCCTAGCCAACTGGCCCGCAGGTGTGTACACCGTGCAAGTACGCTCCGCGCACGGTGTGTTGAGCCAGCGCTTAGTAGTAAGATAA
- a CDS encoding replication initiation protein — MNEASQSATKSTLSGAQASESEVAVVTMNVDPETFIKQHNALINASFNLITLEMRLFVSLLARIRPDDESFQYHFVHTRELIPERSGGAIYQEVRRMVDSIGAQMLKIERLVEEGGKLKRRKNPDYEVIPLMARVYYDTQAGGVIACFNPLIVPYLLRLKTNGNFTSARLNQVRKIKNPYGHRIYWWCMEWVNFGRNERTIDLDKLKFMLGMTKGEYEGRFNNFNSKVLQKAQQACSETDLPFTYRVNRERGAPVSITFHFQLVTRGSEAATETTSEVQVSSTWEGELLRAGVGKASLPIIRAQLAAQEYDEGYLFYVLRITEKQQALGKIKKSAKDYLYKGIIEKHMLPDYLNQALPATPVKIPIPVSSTKVRPKVVFHYWEIEGFYQEEQKIKRSAETFSEFLERKYLSKGFRLIEDAGKKYVVREAQ; from the coding sequence ATGAATGAAGCATCACAATCTGCTACCAAATCAACCTTATCTGGAGCTCAAGCTTCTGAGTCAGAGGTAGCAGTAGTAACCATGAATGTTGACCCAGAGACTTTTATCAAGCAGCATAATGCGTTGATCAATGCTTCCTTCAACCTGATTACACTAGAGATGCGGTTGTTCGTGAGCTTGTTAGCTCGTATTCGTCCAGATGATGAGTCCTTTCAGTATCACTTTGTGCACACGCGAGAGCTTATTCCTGAGCGTAGCGGAGGTGCGATCTACCAAGAGGTACGCCGTATGGTTGACTCAATTGGCGCGCAGATGCTAAAAATCGAACGCTTGGTAGAAGAAGGAGGTAAGCTTAAACGACGTAAGAATCCGGATTATGAGGTAATCCCACTCATGGCTCGCGTTTATTATGATACGCAAGCTGGTGGGGTCATTGCTTGCTTCAATCCCTTAATTGTTCCTTACTTACTACGCCTAAAAACAAATGGCAACTTCACCTCTGCACGTCTAAATCAGGTACGTAAGATCAAAAATCCCTATGGACACCGCATCTATTGGTGGTGTATGGAGTGGGTAAATTTTGGCCGCAATGAACGCACCATCGACTTAGATAAGCTCAAGTTCATGCTAGGCATGACGAAGGGCGAGTACGAAGGGCGCTTCAATAATTTTAATAGTAAGGTTTTGCAAAAGGCCCAGCAGGCTTGTTCGGAAACGGACTTACCATTTACCTACCGTGTAAACCGGGAACGAGGAGCACCAGTGAGCATTACATTCCATTTTCAACTGGTAACACGAGGGAGTGAGGCTGCTACCGAAACAACCTCTGAAGTACAGGTATCTTCCACTTGGGAGGGAGAGCTACTGCGAGCTGGTGTGGGAAAAGCAAGCTTGCCAATAATTCGCGCGCAACTCGCTGCTCAGGAATATGATGAAGGATATCTATTCTATGTACTGCGCATCACGGAGAAGCAGCAAGCTCTAGGTAAGATCAAGAAATCGGCGAAAGATTACTTGTATAAAGGGATAATCGAGAAACATATGCTACCCGATTATCTTAATCAAGCGTTGCCTGCTACTCCTGTGAAAATCCCTATACCGGTTAGTAGTACCAAAGTCCGTCCTAAGGTTGTTTTTCACTATTGGGAGATAGAAGGTTTTTACCAAGAGGAACAAAAGATCAAGCGATCAGCAGAAACGTTTTCCGAGTTCTTAGAGCGTAAGTATCTGTCCAAAGGTTTTCGGTTGATAGAGGACGCTGGTAAGAAGTACGTTGTACGCGAAGCGCAATAA
- a CDS encoding helix-turn-helix transcriptional regulator translates to MPVQQQSPFLRELARRLKAVREERHLTLQEVYDATGVHVSRLESGQRNAALLTVAKLCRYYQVGLGVIVTDLEHLLEESIR, encoded by the coding sequence ATGCCGGTACAGCAACAGTCTCCTTTCTTGCGCGAATTAGCCCGTCGCCTCAAAGCCGTTAGGGAGGAGCGACACCTTACATTGCAAGAAGTATATGATGCAACGGGGGTACACGTCAGCCGTCTTGAATCTGGCCAGCGAAATGCTGCTCTGCTCACAGTGGCTAAGCTTTGCCGCTACTATCAGGTAGGACTAGGCGTCATCGTTACCGATTTGGAGCACTTACTAGAAGAAAGCATACGCTAA
- a CDS encoding helix-turn-helix transcriptional regulator — MTYYHQQVLRLQAFLYPHAQVCTQMQRAKQVMDHAFAEPLTLPHVAAVAGCSQFHFLRQFKRYYGRTPHQYLREVRMRQAQLALTAGLSVTDACFAVGFTSVSSFSGLFRQWTGYSPGVFAKQQAGRL; from the coding sequence ATGACCTACTACCACCAACAAGTGCTTCGGCTCCAGGCGTTTCTGTATCCCCACGCCCAAGTATGCACCCAAATGCAGCGGGCCAAGCAGGTGATGGACCACGCGTTTGCCGAGCCGCTCACCCTACCCCACGTCGCGGCCGTGGCGGGCTGCTCCCAGTTTCACTTTTTACGCCAGTTTAAGCGCTACTACGGGCGCACGCCGCACCAGTACTTGCGGGAAGTGCGCATGCGGCAGGCCCAACTCGCTTTGACCGCTGGCCTGTCCGTTACGGACGCGTGCTTTGCCGTGGGCTTCACGAGTGTTTCCTCTTTTAGTGGGCTTTTTCGGCAGTGGACGGGGTACTCGCCCGGCGTCTTTGCTAAGCAACAAGCTGGGCGATTGTAG